A stretch of the Pseudomonas sp. ACM7 genome encodes the following:
- a CDS encoding efflux transporter outer membrane subunit: protein MTDRSLITLAAPLVTARGSRLLSLALCVAMLSACAIGPDYQRPQAAAPAQYKEAAGWRQANPGDSLARGAWWELYGDQKLNGLIEKLNSSNQTVAQSEAQYRQAQALVRSARGAFFPTVDLTVGKNRSSQGTGSSSSSLTSSSSGIRDTYTAQAGVSWEADIWGKLRRGLEADTANAQASFADLAAMRLSQQSELVQNYLQLRVIDEQKRLLEATVEAYQRSLTMTENQYRAGVSGKDAVAQAQTQLKSTEADMVDLIWQRAQFENAIAVLIGLPPAEFSLAETKDIPALPEIPLSLPSQLLERRPDIASAERSVMAANANIGVAKAAYYPDLTLSLNGGYSSSTYANWISVPNRFWSVGPQLAMTVFDGGQRSAEVDRSEAAYDETVAKYRQTVLDGFREVENYLVQLKVLEDEAGVRQEALDAARESLRLTQNQYKAGVIAYLGVVVVQATALNNERSVLSLLQSRLIASVQLIAALGGGWDGQLQVSDKE, encoded by the coding sequence ATGACTGACCGTTCGCTTATCACTCTGGCTGCACCGCTGGTAACGGCCCGAGGCTCGCGTTTGTTGAGCCTGGCGCTGTGCGTGGCGATGCTCAGCGCCTGCGCCATCGGCCCGGATTACCAGCGCCCGCAAGCGGCTGCGCCGGCGCAATACAAGGAAGCGGCAGGCTGGCGTCAGGCCAATCCCGGCGATTCTCTGGCCCGTGGCGCCTGGTGGGAGTTGTATGGCGATCAGAAGCTCAATGGCCTGATCGAAAAACTCAACAGTTCCAACCAGACCGTCGCGCAGTCCGAAGCCCAGTACCGTCAGGCCCAGGCCTTGGTGCGCAGTGCTCGTGGCGCGTTTTTTCCGACCGTGGACCTGACCGTCGGGAAAAACCGCTCCAGCCAGGGCACCGGCAGCAGCAGTTCGAGCCTGACCAGTTCTTCCAGCGGGATTCGCGACACTTACACCGCACAGGCCGGGGTCAGTTGGGAAGCGGATATCTGGGGCAAACTGCGCCGTGGACTTGAGGCCGACACCGCCAACGCCCAGGCCAGTTTTGCCGATCTGGCGGCGATGCGCTTGAGCCAGCAGTCGGAACTGGTGCAGAACTATCTGCAACTGCGCGTGATCGACGAGCAGAAACGCCTGCTGGAAGCGACGGTCGAGGCCTATCAGCGCTCGCTGACAATGACCGAAAACCAATACCGCGCCGGTGTCTCCGGCAAGGACGCGGTGGCTCAGGCTCAGACTCAGCTCAAAAGCACCGAGGCTGACATGGTTGATTTGATCTGGCAGCGCGCTCAATTCGAGAACGCCATTGCCGTACTGATCGGGCTACCGCCGGCCGAGTTCAGCCTGGCAGAAACCAAAGACATCCCTGCGTTGCCCGAGATACCGCTGAGCCTGCCTTCGCAATTGCTCGAGCGCCGCCCGGACATCGCCTCCGCTGAACGTTCGGTGATGGCTGCCAACGCCAACATCGGCGTGGCCAAGGCTGCGTATTACCCGGATTTGACCCTGAGCCTGAACGGCGGCTATAGCAGCAGCACCTATGCCAACTGGATCAGCGTGCCGAACCGCTTCTGGTCGGTCGGACCGCAATTGGCCATGACCGTGTTCGACGGCGGTCAGCGCTCCGCGGAAGTTGACCGCAGCGAAGCGGCCTACGACGAGACCGTGGCCAAGTACCGCCAGACCGTGCTCGATGGTTTCCGTGAGGTGGAAAACTATCTGGTGCAGCTCAAGGTCCTGGAAGACGAAGCGGGCGTGCGCCAGGAAGCACTGGACGCGGCGCGAGAGTCCTTGCGCCTGACCCAGAACCAGTACAAAGCCGGTGTGATCGCTTATCTGGGCGTGGTGGTCGTTCAGGCCACAGCGTTGAACAATGAACGCAGCGTGCTGAGCCTGTTGCAGAGCCGGTTGATTGCCAGTGTGCAGTTGATCGCGGCATTGGGTGGTGGCTGGGATGGTCAGCTACAGGTGAGCGACAAAGAATAG
- a CDS encoding bifunctional diguanylate cyclase/phosphodiesterase, producing MLIGSYSPTLVIISLFVAILASYTALNLTERIATAKGRAVHLWTAGGAFAMGVGVWSMHFIGMLAFKLPIDLGYDVGITLLSLLIGILSCGFALWLVSQPQLPAWQLAFGALVMGSGISAMHYTGMAAMRMQPGIDYDPTLFGASLLIAVVASGAALWIAFRLRQHTPYVGLIRGGAAVIMGFAIVGMHYTGMAAARFPDGSFCGAAVSGLNGKGLDNLVLITTLAVLSLALLTSILDARLEARTAGLAHSLTEANRELTQLALHDTLTGLPNRVLLADRIDQAMSMVREQGGCFALMFIDLDGFKPVNDAFGHHMGDLLLREVGLRLREDLRSQDTLARIGGDEFVLLVQLGEQNDALSLAARQVGLIGRSFRVGEHDLQISASVGIAIYPGNGETAEELLMNADAAMYHAKGAGKNGYSFFDASMNSNARKQLQLLQDLRIAIDQQQFSLYYQPKFDANNGRPVGAEALLRWVHPTQGMLLPDKFIELAEKTGLIIPIGEWVLNEACRQMREWYVLGYTDWRIAVNLSALQFCHAGLVQSVAKALATHHLPANSLTLEITETTAMSDADASMTVLQELSTMGVDLSIDDFGTGYSSLMYLKRLPANELKIDRGFVRDLERDSDDAAIVSAIVALGQALGLRIVAEGVETDSQQDFLTQLGCDSLQGYLLGHPLPAERFMVDILRAEQLAVS from the coding sequence ATGCTTATCGGTAGCTATTCCCCCACGCTGGTTATCATCTCGCTTTTTGTGGCGATTCTCGCCTCCTATACCGCGCTCAACCTGACCGAACGCATCGCCACGGCCAAGGGCCGGGCTGTGCATCTATGGACGGCTGGCGGCGCCTTTGCCATGGGGGTTGGCGTGTGGTCGATGCATTTCATCGGCATGCTCGCGTTCAAATTGCCCATCGACCTCGGTTACGACGTCGGCATCACATTGCTGTCACTGTTGATTGGCATCCTGTCCTGCGGCTTTGCCCTGTGGCTGGTCAGCCAGCCACAATTGCCAGCGTGGCAATTGGCGTTCGGCGCACTGGTCATGGGTTCCGGGATCAGCGCCATGCACTACACCGGCATGGCCGCCATGCGCATGCAGCCGGGTATCGATTACGATCCGACGCTGTTCGGCGCCTCGCTGCTGATCGCCGTAGTCGCCTCGGGCGCCGCGTTGTGGATCGCTTTCCGCCTGCGCCAGCACACACCTTATGTCGGCCTGATCCGTGGCGGTGCGGCGGTGATCATGGGGTTCGCGATCGTCGGCATGCACTACACCGGCATGGCGGCAGCGCGTTTCCCGGATGGCAGCTTCTGTGGCGCGGCCGTCAGCGGCCTGAACGGCAAGGGCCTGGACAATCTGGTACTGATTACCACCCTGGCGGTGTTGAGCCTCGCGTTACTGACCTCGATCCTCGATGCGCGCCTTGAGGCCCGCACCGCAGGCCTTGCCCACTCATTGACCGAGGCCAACCGCGAGCTGACTCAATTGGCCCTGCATGACACCCTGACCGGCCTGCCGAATCGCGTGTTGCTGGCTGACCGCATCGATCAGGCGATGTCCATGGTGCGCGAGCAGGGCGGTTGTTTCGCGTTGATGTTCATCGATCTGGACGGTTTCAAACCGGTCAACGATGCCTTTGGGCACCATATGGGCGATCTGTTGTTGCGTGAGGTCGGCTTGCGCCTGCGTGAGGATTTACGCAGCCAGGACACCCTGGCGCGGATCGGCGGTGATGAATTTGTATTGCTGGTGCAACTCGGCGAGCAGAATGACGCATTGAGCCTGGCGGCCCGTCAGGTCGGGCTGATCGGGCGTTCGTTCCGGGTCGGCGAACATGACTTGCAGATTTCCGCCAGCGTCGGCATCGCGATTTATCCGGGCAACGGTGAAACCGCCGAGGAATTGCTGATGAACGCCGACGCGGCGATGTATCACGCCAAGGGTGCCGGGAAAAACGGCTATAGCTTCTTCGATGCCTCGATGAACAGCAACGCGCGCAAACAGCTGCAGTTATTGCAGGACTTGCGTATCGCCATTGATCAGCAGCAATTCAGTCTCTATTACCAACCCAAGTTCGATGCCAACAATGGCCGGCCGGTCGGTGCCGAGGCGCTGCTGCGCTGGGTGCATCCGACCCAGGGCATGTTGCTCCCGGACAAGTTCATCGAACTGGCGGAAAAGACCGGGCTGATCATTCCGATTGGCGAATGGGTGCTCAACGAAGCCTGCCGTCAGATGCGCGAGTGGTACGTGCTCGGGTACACCGACTGGCGCATCGCAGTGAACCTTTCAGCCTTGCAGTTCTGCCACGCGGGCCTGGTCCAGAGCGTCGCCAAAGCCTTGGCCACTCACCATTTGCCGGCCAACAGCCTGACCCTCGAGATCACGGAAACCACCGCCATGAGCGATGCCGATGCGAGCATGACGGTGCTTCAGGAGCTGTCGACAATGGGGGTCGACCTGTCGATCGATGACTTTGGCACCGGTTATTCGAGTTTGATGTACCTCAAACGCTTGCCGGCCAACGAACTGAAGATCGACCGGGGTTTTGTCCGCGATCTGGAGCGTGACAGCGATGACGCCGCCATCGTTTCCGCCATCGTCGCCCTAGGTCAGGCGCTAGGGTTGCGGATCGTCGCCGAAGGGGTGGAGACCGACTCGCAGCAAGACTTCCTGACGCAACTCGGCTGTGATTCGCTGCAGGGTTATCTGCTCGGGCACCCGCTGCCGGCCGAACGCTTCATGGTTGATATTCTGCGTGCAGAGCAATTGGCGGTGAGTTGA
- a CDS encoding efflux RND transporter permease subunit yields MNLSGPFIKRPVATMLLSLAILLLGGVSFGLLPVAPLPQMDFPVIVVQASLAGASPEVMASTVATPLERSFGAIAGVNTMSSRSSQGSTRVILQFDLDRDINGAAREVQAAINASRNLLPSGMRSMPTYKKVNPSQAPVMVLSLTSDVLEKGQLYDLASTILSQSVSQVQGVGEVQIGGSSLPAVRIELEPQALNQYGVALDDVRNTIANANVRRPKGSVEDGQRLWQVQANDQLEKAKDYESLIIHYADGAALRLKDVAKVSDGVEDRYNSGFFNNDAAVLLVINRQAGANIIETVNEIKAQLPALQAVLPASVKLNVAMDRSPVIKATLHEAEMTLLIAVALVILVVFLFLGNFRASLIPTLAVPVSLVGTFAVMYLYGFSLNNLSLMALILATGLVVDDAIVVLENISRHIDKGVPPMKAAYLGAQEVGFTLLSMNVSLVAVFLSILFMGGIVESLFREFSITLAASIVVSLVVSLTLTPMLCARWLKPHTPGEENRLQRWSQRANEWMVGKYATSLDWVLRHRRLTLLTLIVTVGVNIALYIVVPKTFLPQQDTGQLIGFVRGDDGLSFSVMQPKMETFRRAVLKDDAVQSVAGFIGGTNGTNNAFMLVRLKPIKERNISAQKVIERLRKEMPKVAGAQLMLMADQDLQFGGGREQTTSQYSYILQSADLGELREWYPKVVTALKALPELTAIDAREGRGAQQVTLIVDRDQAKRLGVDMDMVTAVLNNAYSQRQISTIYDSLNQYQVVMEVNPKYAQDPITLKQVQVITADGARIPLSTIAHYENSLEDDRVSHEGQFASESISFDMAEGVTVEQGTAAIERAIAKLGMPEDVIVKMAGTADAFAATQKSQPWMILGALVAVYLVLGVLYESYIHPLTILSTLPSAGVGALLSIYALGGEFSLISLLGLFLLIGVVKKNAILMIDLALQLERHQGMAPLESIRSACLQRLRPILMTTLAAILGALPLLLSRAEGAEMRQPLGLTIIGGLIFSQVLTLYTTPVVYLYLDKLRHRFNHWRGVRTDAALETPL; encoded by the coding sequence ATGAACCTGTCCGGACCTTTCATCAAGCGCCCGGTCGCGACGATGTTGCTGAGCCTGGCGATCCTGCTGCTGGGCGGCGTGAGCTTCGGCCTGTTGCCGGTGGCGCCGTTGCCGCAGATGGACTTCCCGGTGATCGTGGTTCAGGCGAGTCTGGCCGGTGCGAGCCCGGAGGTCATGGCCTCGACGGTGGCCACGCCGTTGGAACGCTCCTTCGGCGCCATCGCCGGGGTCAACACCATGAGCAGCCGCTCCAGCCAGGGCTCGACCCGGGTGATTTTGCAGTTCGACCTGGACCGCGACATCAACGGCGCGGCGCGGGAAGTGCAGGCGGCGATCAACGCTTCGCGCAACCTGCTGCCGAGCGGGATGCGCAGCATGCCGACCTACAAGAAGGTCAACCCGTCCCAGGCGCCGGTCATGGTGCTGTCGCTGACCTCCGACGTACTGGAAAAAGGCCAGCTCTACGATTTGGCCTCGACGATTCTGTCCCAGAGCGTGTCTCAGGTGCAGGGTGTCGGCGAAGTGCAGATCGGCGGCAGTTCCTTGCCGGCGGTGCGCATCGAACTCGAACCGCAGGCGCTCAACCAATACGGCGTGGCGCTGGACGATGTGCGCAACACAATCGCCAACGCCAACGTGCGCAGGCCAAAAGGCTCGGTCGAAGACGGCCAGCGGCTGTGGCAGGTTCAGGCCAACGATCAACTGGAAAAAGCCAAGGATTACGAGTCGCTGATCATTCACTACGCGGACGGCGCGGCCCTGCGCCTGAAGGACGTGGCCAAGGTCAGCGACGGCGTCGAAGACCGCTACAACAGCGGTTTCTTCAACAACGACGCGGCGGTACTGCTGGTGATCAACCGTCAGGCCGGCGCCAACATCATCGAGACGGTCAACGAAATCAAGGCTCAGCTGCCGGCGTTGCAGGCCGTGTTGCCGGCCAGCGTGAAGCTGAACGTGGCGATGGACCGGTCGCCGGTGATCAAGGCGACCTTGCACGAAGCGGAAATGACCCTGTTGATTGCCGTGGCGCTGGTGATTCTGGTGGTGTTCCTGTTCCTCGGTAACTTCCGCGCCTCGCTGATTCCGACCCTTGCGGTGCCTGTGTCCCTGGTCGGCACCTTTGCGGTCATGTACCTCTACGGATTCTCCCTGAACAACCTGTCGCTGATGGCGCTGATTCTGGCCACCGGGCTGGTGGTGGACGATGCCATTGTGGTGCTGGAGAACATTTCCCGGCACATCGACAAAGGCGTACCGCCGATGAAGGCCGCGTACCTCGGGGCGCAGGAAGTCGGCTTCACCTTGCTGTCGATGAACGTCTCGCTGGTGGCGGTGTTCCTGTCGATCCTGTTCATGGGCGGGATTGTCGAAAGCCTGTTTCGCGAGTTTTCCATCACGTTGGCGGCGTCCATCGTGGTGTCGCTGGTGGTCTCCTTGACGCTGACCCCGATGCTCTGCGCCCGGTGGCTCAAGCCGCATACACCCGGTGAGGAAAACCGTTTGCAGCGCTGGAGTCAGCGCGCCAACGAGTGGATGGTCGGCAAATACGCCACAAGCCTCGACTGGGTGCTGCGTCACCGCCGGTTGACCTTGCTTACCCTGATAGTGACAGTCGGCGTTAACATTGCGCTGTATATCGTTGTTCCTAAAACATTTTTACCTCAGCAGGACACCGGCCAGCTGATCGGTTTCGTGCGCGGCGACGACGGGCTGTCATTCAGTGTGATGCAGCCGAAAATGGAAACCTTCCGCCGTGCCGTGCTCAAGGATGACGCGGTGCAAAGTGTCGCCGGCTTCATCGGCGGCACCAACGGCACCAACAATGCCTTCATGCTGGTGCGGCTGAAACCGATCAAGGAGCGAAACATTTCTGCGCAAAAGGTCATCGAACGCCTGCGCAAGGAAATGCCCAAGGTCGCCGGTGCGCAGCTGATGCTGATGGCCGATCAAGACCTGCAGTTTGGTGGCGGTCGTGAACAGACCACGTCCCAGTATTCCTACATCCTGCAAAGCGCCGACCTTGGCGAGTTGCGCGAGTGGTATCCGAAAGTCGTGACTGCGCTCAAGGCCTTGCCGGAACTGACGGCGATTGATGCCCGTGAAGGGCGCGGCGCCCAACAGGTGACCCTGATCGTCGATCGTGATCAGGCCAAACGCCTGGGCGTCGACATGGACATGGTCACCGCAGTGCTGAACAACGCCTACAGCCAGCGGCAGATTTCGACGATTTACGACAGCCTTAACCAGTATCAGGTGGTCATGGAGGTCAATCCCAAATATGCCCAGGACCCGATCACCCTCAAACAGGTTCAGGTGATCACCGCTGACGGTGCGCGGATTCCGCTCTCGACCATCGCGCATTACGAAAACAGCCTGGAAGACGACCGCGTCAGCCACGAAGGCCAGTTCGCCTCCGAGAGCATTTCCTTCGACATGGCCGAAGGCGTGACGGTGGAGCAGGGCACTGCGGCCATCGAGCGGGCTATCGCCAAACTGGGTATGCCGGAAGACGTGATCGTGAAAATGGCCGGCACCGCCGACGCCTTCGCCGCGACCCAGAAGAGCCAGCCTTGGATGATTCTCGGCGCGCTGGTGGCGGTGTATCTGGTGCTCGGTGTGCTGTATGAAAGCTATATCCATCCGCTGACCATTCTCTCGACCTTGCCGTCGGCCGGGGTCGGTGCGTTGCTGTCGATTTACGCGCTGGGCGGTGAGTTCAGCCTGATCTCGTTGCTCGGGCTGTTCCTGCTGATCGGCGTGGTGAAGAAAAACGCCATTCTGATGATCGACCTGGCGTTACAGCTGGAACGGCATCAGGGCATGGCGCCGCTGGAATCGATTCGCAGCGCTTGCTTGCAACGTCTGCGGCCTATTCTGATGACCACCTTGGCGGCGATCCTCGGCGCGTTGCCGTTGCTGCTGAGCCGCGCCGAAGGTGCGGAAATGCGTCAGCCGCTGGGCCTGACCATCATCGGCGGGCTGATCTTCAGCCAGGTGCTGACCCTTTACACCACCCCGGTGGTTTACCTCTATCTCGACAAACTGCGCCATCGTTTCAACCACTGGCGTGGGGTGCGTACCGATGCTGCTCTGGAAACTCCGCTATGA
- the mapR gene encoding GntR family transcriptional regulator MpaR (MapR regulates genes involved in Pseudomonas quinolone signal (PQS) production and anthranilate metabolism), translated as MKRYEKFADDIAELIRSGVLGPGQRAPSVRYASQTYGVSPSTVFQAYYLLERRGLIRARPRSGYFVNAHAPSPFSEPVISSQVNESTEVDVSELVFSVLDSIKDPNTVPFGSAFPSPTLFPLQRLSRSLASAAREMDPRMVVTDMSPGNPQLRRQIALRYMVGGLMLPMEELLITNGALEALNLCLQAVTEPGDLVAIEAPAFYACLQILERLKLKAVEIPVHPRDGIDLGVLAQTLARHPIKAVWCMTSFQNPMGATMPEAKKQELVELLRSHQVPLIEDDVYAELYYGQQAPKPAKAFDTEGLVMHCGSFAKSLAPGYRIGWVAAGRYAQKIERLKLMTSLCASMPAQAAIADYLQHGGYDRHLRKLRYALEEQQSAMLAAIARYFPAQTRVSQPAGGYFLWLELPPQMDSLKLFQMALAQGISIAPGPIFSPTQRFRNCIRLNYGSPWDETAEKAMETLGRIVRSF; from the coding sequence ATGAAACGCTACGAAAAATTCGCCGACGACATCGCTGAACTGATCCGCTCCGGTGTCCTTGGTCCCGGCCAGCGCGCCCCTTCCGTGCGTTACGCCAGCCAGACTTACGGGGTCAGCCCGTCCACGGTGTTTCAGGCCTACTACCTGCTCGAACGCCGCGGCCTGATCCGCGCTCGCCCGCGTTCCGGCTACTTCGTCAACGCGCACGCGCCGAGCCCGTTCTCGGAGCCGGTGATCAGCAGCCAGGTCAATGAGTCCACCGAAGTCGACGTCAGCGAACTGGTGTTTTCGGTCCTTGACTCGATCAAGGACCCGAACACCGTGCCCTTCGGCTCGGCCTTCCCCAGCCCGACCCTGTTCCCGTTGCAACGGTTGTCCCGCTCTCTGGCCAGCGCCGCCCGAGAGATGGACCCGCGCATGGTCGTCACCGACATGTCTCCGGGCAATCCGCAACTGCGTCGACAAATCGCCCTGCGCTACATGGTCGGCGGGCTGATGCTGCCCATGGAAGAACTGCTGATCACCAACGGCGCGCTGGAAGCGCTGAACCTGTGCCTGCAAGCGGTCACCGAGCCCGGCGATCTGGTGGCCATCGAAGCCCCGGCGTTCTACGCCTGCCTGCAAATACTGGAACGGCTGAAGCTCAAAGCCGTGGAAATCCCTGTGCATCCGCGCGATGGCATCGACCTTGGCGTACTCGCGCAAACCCTGGCACGGCACCCGATCAAGGCGGTCTGGTGCATGACCAGTTTCCAGAACCCGATGGGCGCGACGATGCCCGAGGCGAAGAAACAGGAACTGGTTGAGCTATTGCGTAGCCATCAGGTGCCGTTGATCGAGGACGACGTCTACGCAGAACTCTATTACGGCCAACAAGCGCCGAAACCGGCGAAGGCGTTTGATACCGAAGGGTTGGTGATGCACTGCGGTTCGTTCGCCAAAAGCCTGGCCCCCGGCTACCGCATCGGTTGGGTCGCCGCCGGGCGCTATGCGCAGAAGATCGAACGGCTGAAACTCATGACGTCGCTGTGCGCGTCGATGCCGGCCCAGGCGGCCATCGCCGATTACCTGCAACACGGCGGCTACGACCGGCACCTGCGAAAACTGCGCTACGCCCTTGAAGAACAGCAAAGCGCCATGCTCGCCGCCATCGCTCGCTACTTCCCGGCGCAAACTCGCGTCAGCCAACCGGCCGGCGGTTACTTCTTGTGGCTGGAATTGCCACCGCAGATGGATTCTCTGAAGTTGTTTCAGATGGCGTTGGCGCAAGGGATCAGCATTGCGCCCGGGCCGATTTTTTCACCGACCCAGCGCTTCAGGAATTGTATCCGGCTGAATTACGGCAGCCCCTGGGATGAGACAGCCGAGAAGGCGATGGAGACGTTGGGCCGGATTGTGCGGTCGTTCTGA
- a CDS encoding SDR family oxidoreductase, whose protein sequence is MDKVIVITGGSRGIGAATALLAAEQGYRICINYLADESAAQTVLEQVRALGAQAIAVRADVSIEDEVIALFHRVDTELGRVTALVNNAGTVGHKSRVDEMSEFRILKILRTNVLAPILCAKHAILRMSPKHGGQGGSIVNVSSVASRLGAPGEYVDYAASKGALDTFTIGLSKEVAGEGIRVNAVRPGYIYTDFHALSGDPDRVSKLESAIPMARGGRPEEVAEAIVWLLSDKASYATGTFVDLGGGR, encoded by the coding sequence ATGGACAAAGTCATCGTCATCACCGGCGGCAGCCGCGGTATCGGCGCTGCCACCGCCCTGTTGGCCGCCGAACAAGGTTATCGGATCTGCATCAACTACCTGGCCGACGAATCCGCTGCGCAAACTGTGCTGGAGCAAGTCCGCGCTCTCGGCGCCCAAGCCATCGCAGTGCGCGCTGACGTCAGCATTGAAGATGAAGTGATCGCGCTGTTCCACCGCGTGGACACTGAGTTGGGCCGGGTCACGGCACTGGTGAACAACGCCGGCACCGTCGGGCATAAGTCCCGAGTCGATGAAATGTCCGAATTCCGTATTCTCAAAATCCTCAGAACCAACGTCCTGGCGCCTATCCTCTGCGCCAAACACGCGATCCTGCGCATGTCGCCCAAGCATGGCGGGCAGGGTGGCAGCATCGTTAACGTGTCCTCGGTGGCCTCACGCTTGGGCGCTCCCGGTGAATACGTTGATTACGCAGCGTCGAAAGGTGCGCTGGATACGTTCACCATCGGCCTGTCCAAAGAAGTGGCTGGCGAAGGCATCCGCGTCAACGCGGTGCGTCCTGGTTACATCTACACCGATTTCCATGCGTTGAGCGGTGACCCGGATCGGGTCAGCAAGCTGGAGTCGGCGATTCCGATGGCTCGGGGCGGGCGTCCGGAGGAAGTGGCTGAAGCAATTGTGTGGTTGCTGTCGGACAAGGCTTCCTATGCGACCGGGACATTCGTTGACCTCGGTGGCGGGCGTTAA
- the ccoG gene encoding cytochrome c oxidase accessory protein CcoG: MSDRIPVRTVETAPLIQNPSVQSYEPSRPKMKAKSSDNLIHTRSFTGLFRTLRMSGAGFLFLLFFGTVWLNWGSRQAVLWDLSESKFHIFGATFWPQDFILLSALLIIAAFGLFAITVFAGRVWCGYTCPQSSWTWIFMWCEKLTEGERNQRIKLQAAPWGLNKLIRRSAKHTLWLAISLLTGLTFVGYFTPIRPLAEELLTLQMGGVSLFWVLFFTGATYINAGWLREAVCMHMCPYARFQSVMFDKDTLTISYDVARGENRGPRRRDVAPAEVGLGDCIDCQLCVQVCPTGIDIRDGLQMECIGCAACIDACDSIMDKMGYARGLISYTSEHQLQGGKTHLLRPRLIGYTAVLLVMIGALALALVERPMVSLDVSKDRGLFRENSQGQIENIYSLKVINKTQQRQDYRLTLVDGDGFLLQGNTELSLAPGEIVDVPVSVAMTTERPSSSSQTISFKIVDSDEPEIYSVAKSRFVAPMNR; encoded by the coding sequence ATGAGCGATAGAATCCCCGTCCGAACCGTAGAAACCGCCCCTTTAATACAGAACCCTTCAGTGCAGAGCTATGAGCCTTCGCGTCCAAAGATGAAGGCCAAGTCCAGCGACAACCTGATCCACACCCGCAGCTTCACCGGTTTATTCCGCACCCTGCGCATGAGCGGCGCGGGGTTTCTGTTTCTGCTGTTCTTCGGCACGGTGTGGTTGAACTGGGGCAGCCGTCAGGCTGTGCTCTGGGACCTTTCCGAAAGCAAATTCCACATCTTCGGCGCGACCTTCTGGCCGCAGGATTTCATCCTGCTGTCGGCGCTGCTGATCATTGCCGCGTTCGGCCTGTTTGCGATCACCGTGTTCGCCGGGCGAGTCTGGTGCGGTTACACCTGCCCACAGAGTTCCTGGACCTGGATCTTCATGTGGTGCGAGAAGCTCACCGAAGGCGAACGCAACCAGCGGATCAAGCTGCAAGCCGCACCCTGGGGCCTGAACAAACTGATCCGCCGCTCGGCCAAGCACACCTTGTGGCTGGCCATCAGCCTGTTGACCGGCCTGACCTTTGTCGGTTACTTCACCCCGATCCGGCCGCTGGCCGAAGAACTGCTGACCTTGCAGATGGGCGGCGTCAGTCTGTTCTGGGTGCTGTTCTTTACCGGCGCGACATACATCAACGCCGGTTGGCTGCGTGAAGCGGTGTGCATGCACATGTGCCCGTATGCACGGTTCCAGAGCGTGATGTTCGACAAAGACACCCTGACCATCTCCTACGACGTGGCCCGTGGCGAAAACCGTGGCCCGCGCAGACGTGACGTGGCACCGGCTGAAGTAGGCCTCGGTGATTGCATCGACTGCCAGTTGTGCGTGCAGGTCTGCCCGACCGGCATCGACATCCGCGACGGCTTGCAGATGGAATGCATCGGCTGCGCCGCGTGTATCGACGCCTGTGATTCGATCATGGACAAAATGGGCTACGCCCGCGGGCTGATCAGCTACACCTCGGAGCATCAATTGCAGGGTGGCAAGACACATTTGTTGCGGCCACGTTTGATCGGCTACACCGCGGTCCTGCTGGTGATGATCGGTGCGCTTGCCCTGGCGCTGGTGGAGCGGCCGATGGTGTCGCTGGACGTGAGCAAGGACCGTGGCCTGTTTCGCGAGAACAGTCAGGGGCAGATCGAAAACATCTACAGCCTGAAAGTCATCAACAAGACCCAGCAACGTCAGGACTATCGTCTGACCCTGGTCGACGGCGACGGCTTCCTGCTGCAAGGCAATACCGAACTGAGCCTGGCCCCGGGCGAGATTGTGGATGTGCCGGTGTCGGTGGCAATGACTACGGAACGGCCGAGCAGCAGTTCGCAGACGATCAGCTTCAAGATTGTCGACAGTGATGAGCCAGAGATTTATAGCGTGGCAAAAAGCCGGTTTGTTGCGCCGATGAATCGTTGA
- a CDS encoding DUF3203 family protein — MTVRIENQTSFFITENGEEIRLCPDVTIITDSEKAMSAVELNGQRFYITEAEAEALTVAGAVDGRKHLKATDSDSVI; from the coding sequence ATGACTGTGCGCATCGAAAACCAGACCAGCTTCTTCATTACCGAGAACGGCGAAGAAATTCGTTTGTGTCCCGACGTCACCATCATTACCGACTCGGAAAAAGCCATGTCGGCGGTGGAGCTCAATGGCCAGCGCTTCTACATTACCGAAGCAGAAGCCGAGGCATTGACCGTAGCAGGCGCAGTCGACGGGCGTAAGCATTTGAAGGCAACCGACAGTGATTCGGTGATTTGA